A portion of the Candidatus Angelobacter sp. genome contains these proteins:
- a CDS encoding NADH-quinone oxidoreductase subunit C, which translates to MQFISMAALELAQKLKAQFGDLLSGPFEFRHESTLKLRDAEKIADVCAFAKKELGFDYLVDISSVDNYGDDPRFTVAYELYGYGHHCHLRLKTTVSEEKSGLPTVTSVWKTADWHEREIYDMMGIRFRGHPDLRRILMWEGYPYFPLRKDFPLAGKPSELPEVAFSKPAPLEGGPFVTIPGGKDTIAREPRVRTPEN; encoded by the coding sequence TTGCAATTCATTTCAATGGCCGCTTTGGAACTCGCTCAAAAGCTGAAAGCCCAATTTGGTGACTTGTTGTCCGGACCGTTCGAGTTCCGGCATGAATCGACGTTGAAACTGCGCGACGCGGAAAAAATCGCCGATGTTTGTGCCTTCGCGAAGAAAGAACTCGGCTTCGACTACCTGGTGGACATCAGCAGCGTGGACAACTACGGCGACGACCCGCGGTTCACGGTTGCTTATGAACTTTACGGCTACGGACATCACTGCCACCTGCGGCTCAAGACAACTGTGAGCGAGGAAAAGTCCGGGTTGCCCACGGTCACGTCCGTCTGGAAGACGGCCGACTGGCACGAGCGGGAAATCTACGACATGATGGGCATTCGCTTTCGCGGCCACCCTGATCTGCGCCGCATACTGATGTGGGAAGGTTATCCTTATTTTCCGCTGCGCAAAGATTTTCCGCTGGCCGGCAAGCCGAGCGAACTGCCGGAAGTGGCTTTTTCCAAACCTGCGCCGCTCGAAGGCGGGCCGTTTGTGACGATCCCCGGCGGCAAAGACACGATTGCCCGAGAGCCGCGCGTGCGGACGCCTGAGAACTGA